Genomic window (Zingiber officinale cultivar Zhangliang chromosome 2B, Zo_v1.1, whole genome shotgun sequence):
AGGAGCTTTTCAAGCATCAACTAATAACTTCTCCAAAGATCCAGTTGAAGTGACCTGGAGTCTAGATTCAGTTCAGGGAATTCTTAACTCAGATGATGACATTACTGGGAGTAATCCTATCCAAAGCAGCTCAGTTATGATAACTCATGATCTTAGTAATCAAAAAGAATGGTGGAACAATATTGAGAATGAAGACTGGAAGGAGCTTCTTAGTGACATGACTGCTGTAGAATCTCAACCAAAGGTGCTTGCTTTATCTATAAGCTAAAGAAGTTTGACAATAGCATGTTAAGAAAAATTTACATAGCTCATCTCATCATATTTCATGTTAGCATTGATAATTTATTTGTTAACTGAATCTTAATCTATGGTCTTTTTGATTGAAGCTGAAGGCTTGTTCAGAAGATTAGATAGGGCAATTGTATTCTTATGTAGAATCATTTTTAACTGAACTAGGTTCAATTGTGAACAACTTAATTTTGTTAAAACAACATAAGGAAGAATAATATTGGTTGATTTTCCCCCCTCTTCCTGCTACACATCTGCATGAGATTACACACACACATAGAGAGATCAACAAGTGATAGAACACAATTATTTTATTACGATGATCATATGGTTGTATTGTATGAATGTGCAATGAGTAGTAGGAGATCTGACAAGGTGAAATGACAAATTGAGTGGACCCTAAGATCATGAGAAAAGAAAGAGCATCTAGTAGCTCACTTACTTTTCATGGTTGCAGTTAGATTTTATATCACTtgatacaagcttaatcaaaggTCAGTATCACTTTATATGGACCATACATGATTGATATCAAGCATCACGAGTAAACCATTAAGGTTTGCTTGTGTAGATCTAGTTCCAATGTTGGTCCACTGACAGTTTCATGCTGATTGACACAATGTAATTTGAAATTATGCTAGATATTACACAAGGACTGAAGTCACTATGAAGTTCGATAATCATCTTTAGCTGTTTCATTTACACATGAATTCCATATCAAATCTACATTATAACTATGATGTTCAAGGTAGCAACTGATCTATCTTTAGGTTGTTTACCCGGCTGCACAAACCTCCCAGAATATATCTGTTCTCCATTCACAAACTTATCAGTCTGTTCCATGTCATTCTGGAGATCTTACAGTTGTCACTAGTCCATTGTCTACTACTACTGCTGCTGCGGTCAAGCCACGTATGAGGTGGACTCCAGAACTGCACGAATGCTTTGTAAATGCTGTCAATCAACTTGGTGGTGGTGAAAGTATGCTCCATCCATTATGCCTGTTCTTCTTTTTAGTTTCCTGTTGGTATTCTAGTTTCCATATTCATCATTTTGTACACCTTCAGAAGCTACTCCTAAAGGGGTACTGAAACTCATGAAAGTGGAAGGTTTGACAATATACCATGTGAAGAGTCATTTACAGGTTCACATTTTTTGTCCTTTTGACTAATTATGCCATACCATGGTTAATAGGTCCTTTTtcgttttttcattttttttcagaAATACAGAACAGCTCACTATAGCTCAGATTCATCAGAAGGTTTGTTGAAGTTGTTTGTTTCTGCTTCCATTTTTTGACcatatcttttgatgttatttatTCATTTTCCAATGGTGTGAATACTTGTTTGTTTTCTGAACTATTGTGGTTCTGCTGCATAATAATGTTAAGAGATCAAACAGAGTTTGGATTGTGTTATGTTTGAATTTAAATATGTTTTCCTTCATGCATCAGGGACATCAGAAAAGAAGGCAACTCAGAGTGAGGAATTCCCTGCTCTTGATCTCAAGAAGTGAGTTAACTGTTGGCTCATAAAGGATTCTTGAAGTATAATCTTATTGGccatttaaacattttattattattattattattattagtagtaTTATtgttataataataattattattttatttttcgagaAGTACCTCATTCTGTGTACTATCTAAAGGGGAAATGAAGCGTTAACTTAAAAGATGTGAATAATGATCCACTTCATTGAGAATTCACCATTTCTGGTTGCCTATGTTTTGTAAAGTATCTATACATATGGTTTGCTAATTCTCATTTGAATAAAATGCATATAAATTTTCTTGTCTTTAACTTCACTGATAAAtgtaaaataaagaaaacacactGATATTTTACCAATAATATTCAGCTAACAGTTCGCATTCAATGCCATATTTTGCGTATACATGCCATCTATTATGATAAAAAGTGATAAATTATTTGAGGCTAATTTCAGTCTTCAGCATATTTTGTACACTTTATCTTAATAGCAAAACAAAGAATTATTAGCCGTATCTTATCCTTGCTTTTCTGGTCATGAAGGTCAGAAACTGTCTTGTTTAAATGATTTGCCTTGTGTGCTGTCTTGTTTCAGAGGTTTTGATCTAACAGAGGCATTGCGGCTTCAGATGGAAGTTCAAAAACGGCTTCATGAACAACTTGAGGTACTGTTCATTGTTCAGTGACAAACAACTGTGTCCTATATGATCAAGGCAATGAACTAGTTGAATTTCATGTGATATCTTCCTCGATGAGCTTTAGTTACATGGTATGTGCTTTGTACATACACGAGGGACGAGTTTGATGTTGGACGGTGACATATAGGACAAATACAATGACCAAGATGACTTTGGTGTCCTGAGAGTGGCTACTGATCCCTTAGGTTTTGGACAACTTCGTGCGATATTCGCACGTTATAATTTGAAACAGAGATCCTAAGCGTATCATTACTAAGGCAGATTTGAAATCTCCAATGGTTGATTCTACAACTCATTTTCAAAAAATAGTAGAGGCTATTCTTGTATATTTCTTTGTTTCCTGATAACTTCTTGTAGCCAACATAGAGCACTGCAGTAGTTTAATGTTCCACTAATTCAGTACCATCAACATTATTACACATACACGGCCAACTATTTGGGGTCAAGTTCATGAATCTTATTCATCTACTAATCTCTACGAGCAACTAATAATATTTTTCACCGACATTTTTTCTGTCATTATTTTCCACAGATTCAGAGAAATCTCCAACTCAGAATTGAGGAGCAAGGGAAGTACTTGCAGATAATGTTTGAGAAGCAATGCAAGTCAACCATGGACAAACTCCATGTTCCTTCCACTGCAGAAGAACCATTAAGTGCATCTTCTGATCTGCCGACTCACATGACTATCAGAACCGATAGCTCCATTGATCCAAAGAAAGCAGAAGAAAGTTTCAAGCAAGTAGTTACCAAAAGGAAGATGCCCGAAGTTGATCCTTCGAGCCCAAGGGACACGGACGCTATCATCAGTACTACTTCTTCGTCTGCCAAATGCTCAAGGGCCGAGGATGATGAGCTATGAATTCTGATATGTTGCGGCATATAAAAGATCTTCAGCAAGGTTATATATGATGAAGAGCCACCAAGTTATAATTTTTTGATGATTATGGCTAGCTTTTGAGTGAGGGTGTAGATTTTTCAGCCTCACCTTGAGATGGTGGCAGGTTTTAGAAAAACCATTTCATTAAGTATTAAGTTATACAAGAATCCAGTGTCTCTTTGTGAAGACTGAAAATTTTAGAGTAATTATCGCATATCTAtcgctatttttttttattatttataaaactcaaaattaaaaatatatttcagtACTCAGtttaatcattattttttaattttatatactttattaaaataattttaaaaatgctaAGAGAGCACTTgatttgtaatttttttatttttattttttaagaaaataaaaaatattatttgattgacaatttctatatttattattaaaaagaaaatattattttatggaaa
Coding sequences:
- the LOC122045952 gene encoding protein PHOSPHATE STARVATION RESPONSE 2-like isoform X3, with the translated sequence MHRWKEMETRLALPAGKVTIEQLCKSGNSGVMPSSLPQLPITVEERFLELPDSHQIPVDEMGNPLVSPYSSYVANTGNVQTLHSSPSGSSSVHQYPPRLPHERHTNANNTAINAGNSLSTYSSHKGAFQASTNNFSKDPVEVTWSLDSVQGILNSDDDITGSNPIQSSSVMITHDLSNQKEWWNNIENEDWKELLSDMTAVESQPKVVYPAAQTSQNISVLHSQTYQSVPCHSGDLTVVTSPLSTTTAAAVKPRMRWTPELHECFVNAVNQLGGGEKATPKGVLKLMKVEGLTIYHVKSHLQKYRTAHYSSDSSEGTSEKKATQSEEFPALDLKKGFDLTEALRLQMEVQKRLHEQLEIQRNLQLRIEEQGKYLQIMFEKQCKSTMDKLHVPSTAEEPLSASSDLPTHMTIRTDSSIDPKKAEESFKQVVTKRKMPEVDPSSPRDTDAIISTTSSSAKCSRAEDDEL
- the LOC122045952 gene encoding protein PHOSPHATE STARVATION RESPONSE 2-like isoform X2, whose protein sequence is MRIDLSLGDFVGCLLLLYTMHRWKEMETRLALPAGKVTIEQLCKSGNSGVMPSSLPQLPITVEERFLELPDSHQIPVDEMGNPLVSPYSSYVANTGNVQTLHSSPSGSSSVHQYPPRLPHERHTNANNTAINAGNSLSTYSSHKGAFQASTNNFSKDPVEVTWSLDSVQGILNSDDDITGSNPIQSSSVMITHDLSNQKEWWNNIENEDWKELLSDMTAVESQPKVVYPAAQTSQNISVLHSQTYQSVPCHSGDLTVVTSPLSTTTAAAVKPRMRWTPELHECFVNAVNQLGGGEKATPKGVLKLMKVEGLTIYHVKSHLQKYRTAHYSSDSSEGTSEKKATQSEEFPALDLKKGFDLTEALRLQMEVQKRLHEQLEIQRNLQLRIEEQGKYLQIMFEKQCKSTMDKLHVPSTAEEPLSASSDLPTHMTIRTDSSIDPKKAEESFKQVVTKRKMPEVDPSSPRDTDAIISTTSSSAKCSRAEDDEL
- the LOC122045952 gene encoding protein PHOSPHATE STARVATION RESPONSE 2-like isoform X1 codes for the protein MLLVFWITILKEQNWMVNYDSNSLLNTFLIWMLKTDRSSLKPPFRADYYSSYCSYTIQTMHRWKEMETRLALPAGKVTIEQLCKSGNSGVMPSSLPQLPITVEERFLELPDSHQIPVDEMGNPLVSPYSSYVANTGNVQTLHSSPSGSSSVHQYPPRLPHERHTNANNTAINAGNSLSTYSSHKGAFQASTNNFSKDPVEVTWSLDSVQGILNSDDDITGSNPIQSSSVMITHDLSNQKEWWNNIENEDWKELLSDMTAVESQPKVVYPAAQTSQNISVLHSQTYQSVPCHSGDLTVVTSPLSTTTAAAVKPRMRWTPELHECFVNAVNQLGGGEKATPKGVLKLMKVEGLTIYHVKSHLQKYRTAHYSSDSSEGTSEKKATQSEEFPALDLKKGFDLTEALRLQMEVQKRLHEQLEIQRNLQLRIEEQGKYLQIMFEKQCKSTMDKLHVPSTAEEPLSASSDLPTHMTIRTDSSIDPKKAEESFKQVVTKRKMPEVDPSSPRDTDAIISTTSSSAKCSRAEDDEL